The Streptomyces sp. R28 region GCTTCGAGCCCGTCTTCTGCACCGTCGTCCCGCCACATGTCCTCGACAAACTGGCCAGGAACGACGACCCCGCACTCTCCGGTCCCGCCCGGCGGACCCTGATGCGCGACAGCGAGCTGCGCGGCAGGCGCCGCGTCACGACCGAGTTCGCCCTCGCGGCCGCCCCGACGGCGAAGGCACCGTCGGACCAGCCGCTGCGCACCATCTACGACGCCGAGCACGGCACGAACCTGCCCGGCACCAAGGTCCGCGGCGAGGGCACCGACCCCGGCCAGGACGCCACGGTCAACCGCGCCTACGCCGGCCTCGGCGCCACCTTCGACCTGTTCCTCAAGGCCTACGCCCGGCACTCCATCGACGGCGACGGCCTGCCCCTGGACGCCACCGTCCACTACGACGAGAACTACAACAACGCCTTCTGGAACGGCGAGCAGATGGTGTTCGGCGACGGTGACGGCGAGATCTTCCTCGACTTCACCATCCCGATCGACGTCATCGGCCACGAGCTCACCCACGGCGTCACCCAGTACACGGCCAACCTCACCTACTACGGCCAGCCCGGCGCGCTGAACGAGTCGATGTCGGATGTCTTCGGCGCCCTCATCAAGCAGTACACGCTCGGCCAGACCGCCGCCGAGGCCGACTGGCTGATCGGCGCGGGCCTGCTGGCGCCCAGCGTCTCCGGCAAGGCCCTGCGCTCCATGAAGGAGCCGGGCAGCGCGTACGACGACGACGTCCTCGGCAAGGACCCGCAGCCCGCGACCATGGACGAATACGTCCGCACCGGCCGCGACAACGGCGGTGTCCACATCAACTCCGGCATCCCCAACCACGCCTTCTACCTGGCCGCCACCGCACTCGGCGGCCACGCCTGGGAGAAGGCGGGACAGATCTGGTACGACGTCCTGACCGGCGGCGAGCTCAGCGACCGCGCCCTGTTCACCGACTTCGCGGGGCTGACCGTCAAGGCCGCGCGCGAGCGCTTCGGCGACGGCGGCGAGGAGCTCCAGGCCGTGGAGAAGGCGTGGGAGCAGGTCGGGGTGCGGATCCTCTGAGTCCGTACTAGACAGGAACCCATGCGTATTCAGGTACGGCGCACGGGCGGATTCGCGGGCATCGAGCGGCTTGCCGAGGTGGACACCTCGGGGCGGACCGACGCCCAGGAGTGGCAGGCCCTGGCCGAACGCGCGGTCGCGTCCGGCCGGGGCACGCCCCCGATCGGGGTTCCGGACGGCTTCAGCTACCAGATCACCGTGGACGGCAAAACGGTGTACTGCTCGGACCCCCGGCTCACCGACGAGCAGCGGAAGCTGATCTCCAGGGTGCTGAAGGAAGGTGCGTAGGACGCCGGAGCGTAACGGGCAGTTCACGCCTGGCCGTTGACTTCCGTTACCGCCGGTACGGATGATCCGGCGCATGGCGACTGATGCGCGCGGCGCGACGAACCCGATACCCCAGTTCCCGGCCGGCTTCCTGTGGGGCGTGTCGACCTCTGCCCACCAGATCGAGGGCGCGGCTCACACGCGCGAGGCGTCCGTGTGGGACGCCTTCACGGCCGAGCCGGGACGGGTGAAGGACGGCTCCACGGCGGCCGTGGCCTGCGACCACTACCACCGCTACCGCGAGGACGTGGCGCTGCTGGCCGACCTCGGCGTGGACGCGTACCGCTTCTCGATCTCCTGGCCGCGGGTGAACTCCCCGGGCGGTCTGGATTTCTACGACCGTCTCGTGGACGAGCTGGTCGCGGCGGGCGTACGGCCGGTCCCGACCCTCTTCCACTGGGATCTGCCGGTGTCGCTGGACTGGCTCGACAGGGACACGGCCGCCCGCTTCGCCGAGCACGTGTCGGTCGTCGCCGACCGGCTCGGCGACCGCGTGAACAAGTGGATCACCCTCAACGAGCCCGCCGAACACACCCTGCTGGGCCACGCCCTGGGCGCCCACGCCCCCGGCAAGCAGCTCCTCTTCGACGCGCTCCCGGTCGCCCACCACCAGCTGCTGGCCCACGGCCTGGCCGTACGGGCCCTGCGCGCGGCCGGCGCCACGGACATCGGGATCGCCAACTCGCACGGTCCGACGTGGCCGGCATCGGAGGAAGCGGCGGACGTGGAGGCGGCGGAGTTCTACGACGTGCTGCTCAACCGGCTGTTCTCGGATCCGCTGCTGCTGGGCGAATACCCGGCAGGGCTGGGCGAGTTGATGCCGGGAGACGTGGAGTCCGACCTGAAGGTCATCAGCGAGCCCCTGGACTTCTACGGCATCAACTACTACGCGCCGACCCGGGTGGGCGCCCCCGAGGGAACGGACATCGAGTTCGGCGGACTGACGATCCCTGCCGAACTGCCCTTCTCGGTCCGGCAGATCGAGGAGGTACCCGTGACCGACTTCGGCTGGCCGGTGGTCCCCGAGGGCCTGACCGAACTCCTCACCGGCTTCCGCGACCGCTACGGCGACCGGCTGCCGCCCGTCGTCATCACCGAGAACGGCTGCTCGTACGAGGGGCTGGACGACCAGGACCGTATCGCCTACCTGGACGGCCACATCCGCGCGCTCCACAAGGCGGTGGAGGCGGGCGTGGACGTACGCGGCTATTTCGTCTGGTCGCTGCTCGACAACTTCGAGTGGGCGGAGGGCTACGCACGCCGGTTCGGGCTGGTGCACGTGGACTTCGCAGATCCTGCGACCCTTGCCAGGACACCCAAGGCGTCGTACGGCTGGTTCCAGGAACTGCTGCGGACCCAGAGATGACAACGGCCCTCGCGGAGCCCGTCGAACGGGTCGGCAAGGGCTGGACGGCCGCGCTGTCGCTGGCCAACGTGGCGATCTGGGTGGGCTGGTACGGCCCGCTGCAGATCCTGCTGGCCCAGCAGGCGGAGGACTTCGCGCCCGGCACGGGGATGTCGAAGGAGACGCTGCTGGCGTGGGTCACGGGCATGGGCGCGGTGGTGTCGCTGCTGGCGAACCCCTTCTTCGGCGCGCTCTCGGACCGCACCACGGCCCGCTGGGGACGCCGTGCGCCGTGGATCGTGGCCGGCGCGGCGGGCGGCGCGCTGTCGCTGCTGCTGCTCGCCGGGGCGGGCGGGCTGTGGACCATGGCGGCCGGCTGGTGCCTGGTCCAGCTGACTTTGAACGCGGCCTTCGCAGCGGTGACGGCGGCCGTGCCGGACCGGGTGCCGCGGCTCCAACGGGGCGTGGTGGGCGGCTGGTTGGGCGCGGCGCAGATCCTCGGGGCGGTCGCCGGCACGGGGCTGGCGACGGCGTTGGGCGGGATCGCGGCCGGGTACGCGGCGTGCGCGGTGTTCGCGCTGGCGGGTGTGCTGCCGTACGTCCTGCGGTACGGGGATCTCCGACTCGGGGTGGCGGACCGGCCGGCGTGGTCCTGGCGTTCGTTCACCCGCGGCTTCTGGCTGAGCCCGCGCCGCTACCCCGACTTCGGCTGGGCCTGGCTGACCCGCTTCCTGATCAACCTCAGCAACGCCCTGGTGATCCTCTACCTGCTGTACTACCTGCGGGACCGCCTGCACTACGCGGACCCCGAGCAGGGCGTGCTGATCCTGACCGCGGTGAACAGCGTGACGCTGCTGGCCACGGTCGTGGTGGGCGGTGTCTGGTCGGACCGGGTGGGCCGGCGCAAGCCGTTCGTGTACTGGTCCGGGGTGCTGATGGCGGCGGCCACGGCCCTGCTCGCCGTCTGGCAGACCTGGCCGAGCGCGATCGTCGTGGCGGCGCTGCTGGGACTCGGGCTCGGGGTGTTCATGTCGGTCGACTTCGCGCTGATGACGGACGTACTGCCGAAGGCCCTCGACCGCGGCAAGGACCTCGGCGTCATCAACGTGGCCAACGCCCTGCCCCAGGTGGCGGCCCCCGCCCTCGCCGCCCCGATCGTCACGTACCTGGGCGGATACCGGGTGCTGTATTTGGTGGCGGCGGGGGCGGGGCTGGCGGGTGCGGTGTTGGTGGGGCGGATCAAGGGCGTGGACTGAGTCGGACACACCCAGGCACTACCTCACAGCGCACCAGCGTCCCGCGCCGCGTAAACCGACGGATACAACGGCCGATAACCCAGCTCCCGCCGAATCCGCTCCGTGGAGGTGATGATGAGCCACGGGTCCGGATCGGTCCGGGTATACAACTCGGCAGGCACCTCGACCCCGTTCAGCTGGTGCAGCTCAACCGCTGTCACGGGCGCGTCGTCGGCGATGTTGTAGATCCGCCCCGCGATACCCGGCGCGTGCAGGATCCGCAGCAACCCCTGGGCGACGTCCGCGTGATGCCCCATCTGCAGCCGCTGCGTCGCCGCCCAGTTCCCGGCCCACATCAGGGACTGGGCGAGGTGCGGGTCGCCCTCGCCGTAGACGAAGGGGAGCCGGGCGACGCGTACGTCGAGGCCTTCCATACCGAGCAGTTCGCGCTCGGCCTCGGCCTTGGACTCGCCGTAGGCCCCCCACATCGCGCCGCCGGGCCGGCTCTCGTCGTCCTCGGTCAGCGGGCGCCCCCGCCCGACGCCGTACACGATCCCCGTGCTGACCTGCACGAACCGCTGCACGCCCGCGGCCAGCGCGGCACGGCCCAGCTCCACGGCCGCGTCCCGGTTGACCGCCCACGCCTCCTCGTCCGGCACCCCCCGGAAGGACGCGGCGACGTTCACCACGGCGTCGACCCCGGCGACCGCCTTGCCGAGCGTCTCGGTGTCCCGCAGATCTCCTACGACGACCTGGGCGCCGAGCTCGGCGAAGGGTTCGCCGCGCGAGGCGTCCCGCACGAGAACCCGTACCTCCTCTCCCGGCCGCCGCTGCGCCAGCAGCCTCGGGACGAAGCGCCGGCCGACCTGCCCCGTTGTGCCTGTCACCAGTGTCAACATGGTCTGTTCCTCTCGGTCTGGTGCCACCAGCCTCGGCCGGGGGCGCTGCGGCCGGGAGAGACCTGTTGATCAGGGGATCGGCAGTCCCTGGATAAGACGCGCGGGTTGCCGCAGGCTGGAGAGGTGAACCGAGCCGAACTCGCCGACTTCCTGCGCCGTGGCCGTGCCCGGCTGACCCCGTCGGACGTGGGCCTGACGCCGGGCGCCCGGCGTCGCACGCCCGGCCTGCGCCGCGAGGAGGTGGCGCAGCTGGCGGGCATGTCGGTGGACTACTACACCCGCCTCGAACAGTCCCGGGGGCCGCGCCCGTCGCGCCAGATGCTGACGGCACTGGCCCGCGCGCTGCGCCTGACCGACGTCGAGCAGGATCACCTGTTCCATCTGGCCGGCGAGGAGCCCCCGCGCCGCGAGACGGCGTCGGCGCACGTCCGTCCCGGGCTGCTGCTGATCCTGGACCGGCTGCACGACACCCCGGCGCAGGTGGTGAACGACTGTGGCGAGGTGCTGGCCCAGAACGCGATGGCCAGGGCGCTGGTCGGCGACGTGATGTCCCGTCCGCGCCGCGAGCGCAACCTGAGCCGCCTCTTCTTCCTGGACCCGAGCGCGCGCGCCCTCTTCCCGCAGGAGGACCTCGCGGGCCACGCGCGTGCCCACGTCGCCACCCTGCGCGCGGTGGCCGCGGCCCGCCCCGACGACCCGGAACCGGCCGCGCTGGTCGCCGAACTCCGGGAGTCGAGCGAGGAGTTCGCCCGTCTGTGGGACGAGCACGAGGTGTCCCAGCGCAACCGGGCGACGAAACGCTTCGTGCACCCGCTGGTCGGCCTGCTGGAACTGGACTGCGAGGTCATGGTCAGCCACGAGCACCACCACCTCCTGGTCGTCCACACCGCCCGCCCGGGCACGGAGGCCTACGAGCGCCTGCAACTCCTGCGCGTGGTGGGCCTGCAGGACATGTCACCCAGCAAGACCTGAAGGGGCTTGCCGGGGCCGGTAGTTGACTCGCGGGTAGTTGACTCGTGGGTAGTTGACTCGTGGGTAGTTGAGGCCGGAAATCACCCTTGCCGCCCATCGCCCCACGCGCATCAATGGAAACGGCGGTTCCGACGGACCGTCAGATTCAGCTGTGCACGCAGTGTGTCCGCATCCACCTGCCGAGCAATTCCCCCACCCCACAGCAGGAATTCCCCCACCTCGAAAGGGAGCGGATCCCCATGAGACGCAAGCGCATTGCAGCAGGCGCGGCGCTGGTCACCGGAGCCCTCGCGGTCACCGGCCTCGCCCTCGCCCCCGCCGCCCTGGCCGTCGCCCCCGGCACCGCCACGATCACCGCCGACTGCGGCAGCTTCGGCGGTGGCGAGGCCACGCTCACGGCGACGCAGAACGGCACCGCCGCCACCCTCACCCTCAACTCCTCCGCGATCACCGCGCCGATCGCGCTCGGGGAGGACTCGATCACCTCGACGCTCACCCTGGTGAAGGCGAGCGGCGGCACCACCAGCTTCACCGGCACGGAGAACCCGGCGATGGCCGCCGGCGACCCCGTCCAGGTCGGCCCGCTCAGCGGCACCGTGGCCTCCGGCGACAGCCTGGAGGCCTTCGGCGGCTCGCTGCAGATGACCGTCTTCGGCATCACCATCACGTGCACGGCGACCGGGCCGCAGTCGCCGGGCCCGTTCGTGTTCGACTGAGGCGCGTGACGCGCTGAAGCTCTGAAGCTCTGAAGCAGTCTGCAGAAGGGGGCGCGGTCCCGGCGTCCGGCGCTTACAGCGCGTCGGGGCCGCGCTCGCCCGTCCGCACGCGTACGACCGTCTCGACCGGCAGCGCCCAGACCTTGCCGTCGCCGATCTTGCCGGTCTGGGCGGCCTTCACGATGGCGTCGATGACGTCGTCGGCCGCGGCATCGTCGACGACGACCTCGATCCGGACCTTGGGCACCAGGTCGACCTGGTACTCGGCGCCGCGGTACACCTCGGTGTGGCCGCGCTGACGGCCGTAGCCGCTCGCCTCGGTCACGGTCAGACCGTGCACACCGATTTCCTGGAGGGCGGTCTTGACCTCGTCGAGCCGGTACGGCTTGACGATGGCGGTGATGAGCTTCATGCCTGCTTCTTGACCTTCTGCGCGGCGGGGACGGGGGACGCGACGGACGCGGTGACCGGGGCGCCG contains the following coding sequences:
- a CDS encoding NAD-dependent epimerase/dehydratase family protein encodes the protein MLTLVTGTTGQVGRRFVPRLLAQRRPGEEVRVLVRDASRGEPFAELGAQVVVGDLRDTETLGKAVAGVDAVVNVAASFRGVPDEEAWAVNRDAAVELGRAALAAGVQRFVQVSTGIVYGVGRGRPLTEDDESRPGGAMWGAYGESKAEAERELLGMEGLDVRVARLPFVYGEGDPHLAQSLMWAGNWAATQRLQMGHHADVAQGLLRILHAPGIAGRIYNIADDAPVTAVELHQLNGVEVPAELYTRTDPDPWLIITSTERIRRELGYRPLYPSVYAARDAGAL
- a CDS encoding protealysin inhibitor emfourin; this encodes MRIQVRRTGGFAGIERLAEVDTSGRTDAQEWQALAERAVASGRGTPPIGVPDGFSYQITVDGKTVYCSDPRLTDEQRKLISRVLKEGA
- a CDS encoding P-II family nitrogen regulator translates to MKLITAIVKPYRLDEVKTALQEIGVHGLTVTEASGYGRQRGHTEVYRGAEYQVDLVPKVRIEVVVDDAAADDVIDAIVKAAQTGKIGDGKVWALPVETVVRVRTGERGPDAL
- a CDS encoding MFS transporter, translated to MTTALAEPVERVGKGWTAALSLANVAIWVGWYGPLQILLAQQAEDFAPGTGMSKETLLAWVTGMGAVVSLLANPFFGALSDRTTARWGRRAPWIVAGAAGGALSLLLLAGAGGLWTMAAGWCLVQLTLNAAFAAVTAAVPDRVPRLQRGVVGGWLGAAQILGAVAGTGLATALGGIAAGYAACAVFALAGVLPYVLRYGDLRLGVADRPAWSWRSFTRGFWLSPRRYPDFGWAWLTRFLINLSNALVILYLLYYLRDRLHYADPEQGVLILTAVNSVTLLATVVVGGVWSDRVGRRKPFVYWSGVLMAAATALLAVWQTWPSAIVVAALLGLGLGVFMSVDFALMTDVLPKALDRGKDLGVINVANALPQVAAPALAAPIVTYLGGYRVLYLVAAGAGLAGAVLVGRIKGVD
- a CDS encoding M4 family metallopeptidase, translating into MTTHGGFEPVFCTVVPPHVLDKLARNDDPALSGPARRTLMRDSELRGRRRVTTEFALAAAPTAKAPSDQPLRTIYDAEHGTNLPGTKVRGEGTDPGQDATVNRAYAGLGATFDLFLKAYARHSIDGDGLPLDATVHYDENYNNAFWNGEQMVFGDGDGEIFLDFTIPIDVIGHELTHGVTQYTANLTYYGQPGALNESMSDVFGALIKQYTLGQTAAEADWLIGAGLLAPSVSGKALRSMKEPGSAYDDDVLGKDPQPATMDEYVRTGRDNGGVHINSGIPNHAFYLAATALGGHAWEKAGQIWYDVLTGGELSDRALFTDFAGLTVKAARERFGDGGEELQAVEKAWEQVGVRIL
- a CDS encoding helix-turn-helix transcriptional regulator; the encoded protein is MNRAELADFLRRGRARLTPSDVGLTPGARRRTPGLRREEVAQLAGMSVDYYTRLEQSRGPRPSRQMLTALARALRLTDVEQDHLFHLAGEEPPRRETASAHVRPGLLLILDRLHDTPAQVVNDCGEVLAQNAMARALVGDVMSRPRRERNLSRLFFLDPSARALFPQEDLAGHARAHVATLRAVAAARPDDPEPAALVAELRESSEEFARLWDEHEVSQRNRATKRFVHPLVGLLELDCEVMVSHEHHHLLVVHTARPGTEAYERLQLLRVVGLQDMSPSKT
- a CDS encoding GH1 family beta-glucosidase yields the protein MIRRMATDARGATNPIPQFPAGFLWGVSTSAHQIEGAAHTREASVWDAFTAEPGRVKDGSTAAVACDHYHRYREDVALLADLGVDAYRFSISWPRVNSPGGLDFYDRLVDELVAAGVRPVPTLFHWDLPVSLDWLDRDTAARFAEHVSVVADRLGDRVNKWITLNEPAEHTLLGHALGAHAPGKQLLFDALPVAHHQLLAHGLAVRALRAAGATDIGIANSHGPTWPASEEAADVEAAEFYDVLLNRLFSDPLLLGEYPAGLGELMPGDVESDLKVISEPLDFYGINYYAPTRVGAPEGTDIEFGGLTIPAELPFSVRQIEEVPVTDFGWPVVPEGLTELLTGFRDRYGDRLPPVVITENGCSYEGLDDQDRIAYLDGHIRALHKAVEAGVDVRGYFVWSLLDNFEWAEGYARRFGLVHVDFADPATLARTPKASYGWFQELLRTQR